The following proteins are co-located in the Sandaracinaceae bacterium genome:
- a CDS encoding phosphopantetheine-binding protein, which produces MDDSLRAHLARREEALTRVRHMLVERLRVPLPPERIDLDAPLFGTGLALDSVDAVELVVAIEAEFSLQFSEGAVGPSAFRTVHSVVELVLDPPEGITRVEPSDSPIEEAEAG; this is translated from the coding sequence ATGGACGACAGCTTGCGCGCGCACCTCGCCCGACGCGAGGAGGCGCTGACCCGGGTCCGGCACATGCTGGTGGAGCGGCTGCGCGTGCCCCTGCCTCCCGAGCGCATCGACCTCGACGCGCCGCTCTTCGGCACCGGCCTCGCGCTCGACTCCGTCGACGCGGTCGAGCTGGTCGTGGCCATCGAGGCGGAGTTCTCGCTGCAGTTCTCGGAGGGCGCGGTGGGGCCGTCGGCGTTCCGCACCGTGCACTCCGTGGTGGAGCTCGTGCTGGACCCGCCCGAGGGGATCACCCGGGTGGAGCCCAGCGACTCGCCCATCGAAGAAGCGGAGGCGGGATGA
- a CDS encoding beta-ketoacyl-[acyl-carrier-protein] synthase family protein has product MSVVVTGLGAVSALGVGVPALRAAIFAGRHGIRPVTRFDVTPFAPVHLGGCVEAPGTCFDWALAAAREAWEDAGRPAVSPRRLAVVAGTTEGEAHDIVGVARVVAEALGAEGPRLTVSTACTSSANAIGLGRDLLARGDADVVVAGGAERLFAEMYAGFHRLGVLAEAPCAPFGDTRGTTLGEGAGFVVLEREREGARARIHGYGLASDAWHETSPEPRGAGIARAVRGALSDAALDAGDIDHVSAHATGTAANDDAEHRGLRAALGARVDAVPISGSKSQLGHAQGAAGVLELFASLVCMREGAVPPTLRVGGGRPGGPADPVRGERPRPHAVRHALASSSAFGGANAVLAFGPEPRAADTPSRPIYLTGRAHVGFGAGAPRDESALEADVDLRQSDPATRLALAATRAALEDAGVRIRGALRERAGIFCGAAFVSPESAERFRESVERGGLARASAPAFARLVLHAPGGAVSRLLALRGPTTTLCDPGLGGLLAFAYASDHLARRRDADVMVACGWRERGADDEAEGASALVLEPEPRGPASQRVAGVAFGGPDDATDTAARALAMAELSEPVETVVAPDGCVESLAPLLAASLPPGRARLIVGSSPHASCAVVLVSV; this is encoded by the coding sequence GTGAGCGTCGTCGTCACCGGCCTCGGCGCGGTGAGCGCGCTCGGCGTGGGCGTCCCGGCCCTGCGCGCCGCCATCTTCGCGGGACGGCACGGCATCCGGCCTGTCACCCGCTTCGATGTCACGCCTTTTGCTCCAGTGCACCTCGGCGGCTGCGTCGAGGCGCCGGGCACGTGCTTCGACTGGGCTCTCGCCGCGGCCCGCGAGGCGTGGGAGGACGCGGGCCGCCCGGCCGTCTCGCCGCGCCGCCTCGCCGTCGTGGCCGGCACGACCGAGGGTGAGGCGCACGACATCGTCGGCGTGGCGCGCGTCGTCGCGGAGGCGCTCGGCGCGGAGGGGCCCCGGCTCACGGTCTCGACCGCGTGCACGTCGAGCGCGAACGCCATCGGGCTCGGACGCGATCTGCTCGCGCGAGGAGACGCCGACGTGGTGGTCGCGGGCGGCGCCGAGCGGCTCTTCGCCGAGATGTACGCCGGCTTTCATCGGCTGGGCGTGCTCGCTGAGGCTCCCTGCGCGCCCTTCGGCGACACGCGCGGGACCACGCTCGGCGAGGGGGCCGGCTTCGTCGTGCTCGAACGGGAGCGCGAAGGGGCGCGTGCGCGCATCCATGGCTACGGGCTCGCGAGCGACGCCTGGCACGAGACCTCCCCCGAGCCGCGCGGGGCCGGCATCGCGCGCGCGGTCCGGGGCGCCCTCTCCGACGCGGCGCTCGACGCGGGCGACATCGACCACGTCAGCGCGCACGCCACCGGCACCGCGGCGAACGACGACGCGGAGCACCGAGGGCTGCGGGCCGCGCTGGGCGCGCGCGTCGACGCCGTGCCGATCAGCGGGAGCAAGTCGCAGCTCGGGCACGCCCAGGGCGCGGCCGGGGTGCTGGAGCTCTTCGCCTCGCTCGTCTGCATGCGCGAGGGCGCCGTGCCGCCGACCCTGCGCGTGGGCGGCGGGCGCCCGGGCGGGCCCGCCGATCCCGTCCGCGGCGAGCGACCCCGGCCGCACGCCGTGCGTCACGCGCTCGCGAGCAGCTCGGCCTTCGGCGGCGCCAACGCCGTGCTCGCGTTCGGGCCCGAGCCTCGCGCGGCGGACACGCCCTCGCGACCGATCTACCTGACCGGGCGCGCGCACGTCGGCTTCGGCGCCGGCGCGCCCCGCGACGAGTCCGCGCTCGAGGCGGACGTCGATCTCCGCCAGAGCGATCCGGCGACCCGCCTCGCGCTCGCCGCCACGCGCGCCGCGCTCGAAGACGCCGGGGTCCGGATCCGCGGCGCGCTGCGCGAGCGCGCGGGGATCTTCTGCGGCGCCGCCTTCGTGTCGCCGGAGTCCGCGGAGCGGTTTCGCGAGAGCGTGGAGCGCGGCGGACTGGCCCGGGCGAGCGCGCCAGCGTTCGCCCGGCTGGTGCTGCACGCCCCGGGCGGCGCCGTCTCCCGCCTGCTGGCCCTCCGCGGCCCGACCACCACCCTCTGCGATCCGGGGCTCGGCGGGCTCCTCGCCTTCGCCTACGCGTCCGACCACCTCGCGCGGCGGCGGGACGCGGACGTGATGGTGGCCTGCGGGTGGCGGGAGCGCGGGGCCGACGACGAGGCCGAAGGCGCGAGCGCGCTCGTGCTCGAGCCCGAGCCCCGCGGACCCGCGAGCCAGCGCGTGGCGGGCGTCGCCTTCGGCGGGCCCGACGACGCGACCGACACCGCGGCGCGCGCGCTCGCCATGGCCGAGCTGTCCGAGCCGGTCGAGACGGTCGTCGCGCCAGACGGCTGCGTGGAGAGCCTCGCGCCCCTGCTCGCCGCCTCGCTCCCGCCCGGACGCGCTCGCTTGATCGTCGGTTCGTCCCCCCACGCCAGCTGCGCGGTGGTACTGGTGTCCGTGTGA
- a CDS encoding YqiA/YcfP family alpha/beta fold hydrolase, producing the protein MRYAYLHGFASGPKSRKGQRLAEVFRAEGRELALPDLNAPSFAKLSLGAMLERLDALDDEGSPWRFIGSSLGGWLAAAWAARRPERVDRLLLLCPAFDLVERWKTILPDGAMERWAADGALEVPDGAGVPTALHYAFYEEAAAHPAFPTVRCPTRVVHGTEDTQVPVEGSRSWAAAHANVTLTEVRDGHDLLASMEVIERLALGWLSA; encoded by the coding sequence ATGAGGTACGCCTACCTCCACGGCTTCGCGAGCGGCCCGAAGTCCCGGAAGGGGCAGCGGCTGGCGGAGGTGTTTCGCGCGGAGGGCCGGGAGCTGGCGCTGCCGGATCTGAACGCGCCCTCCTTCGCGAAGCTGAGCCTTGGCGCCATGCTCGAGCGGCTCGATGCCCTCGACGACGAAGGCTCGCCGTGGCGCTTCATCGGCTCCAGCCTCGGCGGCTGGCTCGCGGCGGCGTGGGCCGCGCGTCGACCGGAGCGCGTGGATCGGCTGCTGCTGCTCTGTCCCGCGTTCGATCTCGTCGAGCGCTGGAAGACCATCCTGCCCGACGGGGCGATGGAGCGCTGGGCCGCGGACGGCGCGCTCGAGGTGCCGGACGGCGCCGGGGTGCCCACCGCGCTGCACTACGCCTTCTACGAGGAGGCCGCGGCGCACCCGGCGTTCCCGACCGTGCGCTGCCCGACGCGCGTCGTGCACGGGACCGAAGACACGCAGGTGCCCGTCGAGGGCTCGCGGAGCTGGGCCGCCGCGCACGCGAACGTGACCCTCACGGAGGTGCGGGACGGGCACGATCTGCTGGCGTCGATGGAGGTCATCGAGCGGCTGGCGTTGGGGTGGCTCTCGGCGTGA
- a CDS encoding cupin yields MAGWKLVEKPVRIPAPGGKLIEELFGKVSTQTEGFSLAHMVAPPQWGEPAQRPDFGELTVMVRGRMQIEVGDEPELVELLAGQAFWVEPGVRVRYSNPYEQESEYFAVCMPAFQPDAANREG; encoded by the coding sequence ATGGCAGGTTGGAAGCTGGTGGAGAAGCCGGTGCGCATCCCGGCGCCGGGGGGCAAGCTCATCGAGGAGCTCTTCGGAAAGGTGAGCACCCAGACCGAGGGCTTCAGCCTCGCGCACATGGTCGCGCCGCCGCAGTGGGGAGAGCCCGCGCAGCGCCCCGACTTCGGCGAGCTGACGGTGATGGTGCGGGGGCGCATGCAGATCGAGGTCGGCGACGAGCCCGAGCTGGTGGAGCTGCTCGCCGGGCAGGCGTTCTGGGTCGAGCCAGGTGTGCGCGTCCGCTACTCGAACCCCTACGAGCAGGAGTCCGAGTATTTTGCGGTGTGCATGCCGGCCTTCCAGCCCGACGCGGCGAACCGAGAAGGATGA
- a CDS encoding tyrosine recombinase XerC, which yields MQDPLAQQIALFVRYLETERRSSPRTVDTYRRTLDQLRTWAAAEGMPLDAGKLSVVALRGFLASLFDTNASSTLSKKIATLRTFYRFLVRRKITKQNPAAVLRSPKSKKTLPRFLTVDDAVRVVEAPSEDQGRDPRLAARDRAMLELLWGAGLRVSELAGLTLARAERNRRTLRVLGKGRKERVVPYGKPAESALEAYLAVRDELRNPKTGEQHPEALFLGIRGTRLSARQVQNIVHRYGALGMGRGDLHPHTLRHTCATHLLDAGADLRSIQELLGHASLSTTQRYTHVTVDRLMEVYDRAFPLAHDPHPHDEE from the coding sequence GTGCAGGATCCCCTCGCGCAGCAGATCGCGCTCTTCGTCCGCTACCTGGAGACGGAGCGACGCAGCTCGCCGCGCACCGTGGACACCTATCGACGCACGCTCGACCAGCTGCGCACGTGGGCCGCCGCCGAGGGCATGCCGCTCGACGCGGGCAAGCTCAGCGTGGTCGCCCTGCGCGGGTTCCTGGCCTCGCTCTTCGACACCAACGCGAGCAGCACGCTGTCGAAGAAGATCGCGACCCTGCGCACCTTCTACCGCTTCCTCGTGCGCCGGAAGATCACCAAGCAGAACCCGGCCGCCGTGCTGCGCTCGCCCAAGAGCAAGAAGACGCTGCCGCGCTTCCTCACCGTCGACGACGCGGTGCGTGTGGTCGAGGCGCCGAGCGAAGACCAGGGCCGCGACCCCCGGCTCGCGGCCCGCGACCGCGCGATGCTCGAGCTGCTCTGGGGGGCGGGCCTCCGCGTGAGCGAGCTGGCCGGGCTCACGCTCGCGCGGGCGGAGCGCAACCGGCGCACGCTGCGTGTCCTGGGCAAGGGTCGCAAGGAGCGCGTCGTGCCCTACGGGAAGCCCGCGGAGAGCGCGCTCGAGGCGTACCTCGCCGTGCGCGACGAGCTGCGCAACCCGAAGACGGGCGAGCAGCACCCGGAGGCGCTCTTCCTCGGGATCCGCGGAACCCGCCTGAGCGCGCGGCAGGTGCAGAACATCGTGCACCGCTACGGCGCCCTCGGGATGGGCCGCGGCGACCTGCACCCTCACACCCTGCGCCACACCTGCGCCACGCACCTGCTCGACGCGGGAGCCGACCTCCGCTCCATCCAGGAGCTCCTCGGCCACGCGAGCCTCTCGACCACGCAGCGCTACACGCACGTCACCGTCGACCGGCTGATGGAGGTCTACGACCGCGCGTTCCCGCTCGCGCACGACCCCCACCCGCACGACGAGGAGTGA
- the trmFO gene encoding methylenetetrahydrofolate--tRNA-(uracil(54)-C(5))-methyltransferase (FADH(2)-oxidizing) TrmFO — MKERVTIVGGGLAGCECAWQLAERGVEVTLVEQKPEQRTAAQQGDGLAELVCSNSFRGAALHNAVGLLKEEMRRAGSLIMAAGAVAQVPAGGAFAVDREVFSAEVTRRVEAHSRITIEHRVVERIPDARPVVIATGPLTGDALARDIADAVGAEHLAYYDAIAPVVAADSIDWDKVFKASRWDKGDGDDYVNCPFTKDEYEAFVAAIVEAGKVEAHAFEDARYFEGCLPVEVMAERGPRTLSFGPMKPVGLTDPKTGRWPHAVVQLRQENKHATAYNLVGFQTRMKWPDQKRVFRMIPGLENAEFERLGTVHRNTYVDSPRALTEDLSLKARPGVHLAGQVSGVEGYVESAACGLVLGVMLATGEGYPPETTALGALVRHLRDEEKPTFAPSNVIWGMFPPVPTPEGRKKLGKRERRDIMVARSLDALEGWLDATGARLVRAQVEGSAAAIAPSGLMA; from the coding sequence ATGAAGGAACGCGTCACCATCGTCGGCGGAGGCCTCGCCGGCTGCGAGTGCGCCTGGCAGCTCGCGGAGCGCGGGGTCGAGGTCACCCTCGTCGAGCAGAAGCCGGAGCAGCGCACCGCGGCCCAGCAGGGCGACGGCCTGGCCGAGCTGGTGTGCTCGAACTCCTTCCGCGGCGCCGCGCTCCACAACGCGGTCGGCCTGCTGAAGGAAGAGATGCGGCGCGCCGGCTCGCTCATCATGGCCGCGGGCGCGGTCGCGCAGGTCCCCGCGGGCGGCGCCTTCGCGGTCGACCGCGAGGTCTTCAGCGCCGAGGTCACGCGCCGGGTCGAGGCCCATTCGCGGATCACCATCGAGCACCGCGTGGTCGAGCGCATCCCGGACGCGCGCCCCGTGGTCATCGCGACGGGGCCGCTCACGGGCGACGCGCTCGCGAGGGACATCGCCGACGCCGTGGGCGCCGAGCACCTCGCCTACTACGACGCCATCGCGCCCGTGGTCGCGGCCGACTCGATCGACTGGGACAAGGTCTTCAAGGCGAGCCGCTGGGACAAGGGCGACGGCGACGACTACGTCAACTGCCCGTTCACGAAGGACGAGTACGAGGCGTTCGTCGCCGCGATCGTCGAGGCGGGCAAGGTCGAGGCGCACGCCTTCGAGGACGCGCGCTACTTCGAGGGCTGCCTCCCCGTCGAGGTGATGGCGGAGCGCGGGCCGCGCACGCTCTCGTTCGGGCCGATGAAGCCGGTGGGGCTGACCGACCCGAAGACGGGCCGCTGGCCGCACGCGGTCGTGCAGCTCCGTCAGGAGAACAAGCACGCCACCGCCTACAACCTGGTCGGCTTCCAGACGCGCATGAAGTGGCCGGATCAGAAGCGGGTCTTCCGCATGATCCCCGGCCTCGAGAATGCGGAGTTCGAGCGGCTCGGCACGGTGCACCGCAACACCTACGTCGACTCGCCGCGCGCGCTTACCGAGGACCTCTCGCTGAAGGCGCGCCCCGGCGTGCACCTCGCGGGGCAGGTCAGCGGGGTCGAGGGCTACGTCGAGAGCGCCGCGTGCGGGCTCGTGCTCGGCGTGATGCTCGCGACGGGGGAAGGCTACCCGCCCGAGACGACCGCGCTCGGAGCCCTGGTCCGCCATCTGCGGGACGAGGAGAAGCCCACCTTCGCGCCGTCGAACGTGATCTGGGGCATGTTCCCGCCCGTGCCGACCCCCGAGGGGCGCAAGAAGCTCGGCAAGCGCGAGCGGCGCGACATCATGGTGGCGCGCTCCCTCGACGCGCTCGAGGGCTGGCTCGACGCCACCGGCGCTCGCCTGGTGCGCGCGCAGGTCGAGGGGAGCGCGGCCGCGATCGCTCCCTCGGGGCTGATGGCGTGA
- the dprA gene encoding DNA-processing protein DprA → MKPRPRLLDAAEHPASLAALSKPPAKLWAVGSLPAGPSVAVVGTRRANPEALRFTEGLAEELARAGVGVVSGGADGVDAAAHRGALRGEGATWVVQAAGLDAPYPSRSRRLFDEIVEAGGGWLSETPPGQPPYKSRFLERNRIIAALADLVLVVQAPARSGSLSTARHAVSLGRPLYAVPASPWDLRAQGTTRLLAKGAASPCLSAADLLEALGRDAPQAALPLPPPPLTGALGVVYDALESTPRHLDVLAAATGLSAPEVQVALVRLAAKGLARPEGAGWCMRG, encoded by the coding sequence ATGAAGCCGAGACCCCGCCTCCTCGACGCCGCCGAGCACCCCGCCTCGCTCGCCGCGCTGTCCAAACCTCCCGCCAAGCTCTGGGCCGTCGGCTCCCTCCCCGCCGGGCCGAGCGTGGCCGTGGTCGGGACCCGGCGGGCGAACCCGGAGGCGCTCCGCTTCACCGAAGGCCTGGCCGAGGAGCTCGCGCGCGCGGGCGTCGGCGTGGTGAGCGGGGGCGCGGATGGAGTCGACGCGGCGGCCCACCGCGGCGCCCTGAGAGGAGAGGGCGCCACCTGGGTGGTGCAGGCCGCGGGGCTCGACGCGCCCTATCCCTCGCGCAGCCGGCGGCTCTTCGACGAGATCGTCGAGGCGGGCGGCGGCTGGCTGAGCGAGACCCCGCCGGGGCAGCCGCCCTACAAATCGCGCTTCCTCGAGCGCAACCGGATCATCGCGGCGCTCGCCGACCTCGTGCTCGTCGTGCAGGCCCCCGCCCGCTCCGGCAGCCTGAGCACGGCGCGCCACGCGGTCAGCCTCGGCCGGCCCCTCTACGCCGTGCCGGCCTCGCCCTGGGATCTCCGCGCCCAGGGCACGACGCGGCTGCTCGCGAAGGGCGCCGCCAGCCCGTGCCTGAGCGCGGCCGACCTGCTGGAGGCGCTCGGCCGCGACGCGCCGCAGGCCGCGCTGCCCTTGCCGCCGCCCCCTCTGACGGGCGCGCTCGGCGTCGTCTACGACGCGCTCGAGTCCACCCCGCGCCACCTCGACGTGCTCGCCGCGGCCACGGGGCTGTCCGCGCCCGAGGTCCAGGTGGCGCTGGTGCGGCTCGCCGCCAAGGGCCTCGCGCGGCCGGAGGGCGCCGGATGGTGCATGCGCGGGTGA
- the astB gene encoding N-succinylarginine dihydrolase encodes MTTLEANFDGLVGPTHNYAGLSYGNVASTSHAGAVASPARAALQGLSKMKALAALGLPQGVLPPQERPDVRLLHHLGFRGSDAEMIEAAAKADPTLLAVASSASAMWTANAATVAPSLDAEDGRVHFTPANLIEKVHRAIEPETTARVLSAIFADRERFVVHAPLPAASSFGDEGAANHTRLTPEVGEPGVHLFVYGREGLRGDRPAPRRYPARQTLEASRAVARLHRLPEARAVFAQQTPAVIDQGVFHNDVIAVGHERVLFFHEEAFLDEAALLETLGERVEGFTPVRVPAAEVSVQDAVRSYLFNSQLVRPPGWERPLLVAPEECRENDAVRAWIEANVGEGQPIGEARFFDLRESMQNGGGPACLRLRVVLTAEERAAVSPWIDDVHDALVAWVKRHYRDRLSADDLADPQLLDESRTALDALTQLLGLGSVYPFQQNR; translated from the coding sequence ATGACGACGCTGGAGGCGAACTTCGACGGGCTGGTCGGCCCGACGCACAACTACGCGGGCCTGAGCTACGGCAACGTGGCCAGCACCTCGCACGCCGGCGCCGTCGCGTCTCCCGCTCGCGCGGCGCTGCAGGGGCTGTCGAAGATGAAGGCGCTCGCCGCGCTCGGCCTGCCGCAAGGCGTCCTGCCTCCCCAGGAGCGCCCGGACGTGCGGCTGCTGCACCACCTCGGCTTCCGCGGGAGCGACGCCGAGATGATCGAGGCCGCGGCGAAGGCCGACCCGACGCTCCTGGCGGTGGCGAGCAGCGCGTCGGCGATGTGGACGGCCAACGCCGCGACGGTGGCGCCGAGCCTCGACGCCGAGGACGGCCGCGTGCACTTCACCCCCGCCAACCTCATCGAGAAGGTGCACCGCGCGATCGAGCCCGAGACGACGGCGCGGGTGCTCTCGGCGATCTTCGCCGACCGGGAGCGCTTCGTGGTCCACGCCCCGCTGCCCGCCGCGTCGAGCTTCGGCGACGAGGGCGCGGCCAACCACACGAGGCTGACCCCGGAGGTGGGTGAGCCGGGCGTGCACCTCTTCGTCTACGGCCGCGAGGGCCTGCGCGGCGACCGGCCCGCGCCCCGGCGCTACCCCGCGCGACAGACGCTCGAAGCGAGCCGGGCCGTGGCGCGCTTGCATCGCCTCCCCGAGGCGCGCGCGGTCTTCGCCCAGCAGACCCCGGCCGTGATCGACCAGGGCGTCTTCCACAACGACGTCATCGCGGTGGGGCACGAGCGGGTGCTCTTCTTCCACGAGGAGGCTTTCCTCGACGAGGCGGCGCTGCTCGAGACGCTGGGCGAGCGCGTCGAGGGCTTCACCCCCGTGCGGGTCCCCGCCGCCGAGGTGTCCGTGCAGGACGCCGTGCGCTCCTACCTCTTCAACTCGCAGCTCGTGCGCCCGCCGGGGTGGGAGCGCCCGCTCCTGGTCGCGCCCGAGGAGTGCCGCGAGAACGACGCGGTGCGCGCGTGGATCGAGGCGAACGTCGGCGAGGGCCAGCCGATCGGCGAGGCGCGCTTCTTCGATCTGCGCGAGAGCATGCAGAACGGCGGCGGCCCCGCGTGCCTGCGCCTGCGCGTGGTGTTGACGGCGGAGGAGCGCGCGGCCGTCTCCCCCTGGATCGACGACGTGCACGACGCGCTGGTGGCCTGGGTGAAGCGTCACTACCGCGACCGGCTGAGCGCCGACGATCTCGCGGACCCGCAGCTGCTCGACGAGAGCCGGACCGCGCTCGACGCGCTCACGCAGCTCCTCGGGCTCGGCAGCGTCTATCCGTTCCAGCAGAATCGTTGA
- a CDS encoding aminoglycoside phosphotransferase family protein encodes MSLPSDPDALDAARGELAVWAPMLDHIASRHGLRGAPRPVADGTLPVFAYPDCVVKLYAPDRLWRADGALDRSADFEVERGLLGCVGSAGPAVLGDGERDGWFHLVQTRVEGRPLEQVVEGLAPGARHAALRGLGRAVRALHDTPPPAVPFAVPDFDAFLDSQVRDVVAIEEARGAPREWLDRVDAFVRSVPRGARRPALLHTELGPGHALAAPDGSLRGLIDFVDAMVGDPEYDFAAVAFFITRGDGDALGAFLDGYEWDGPRGVALARSLLRYLLLHRFAPLKWLLARRPPGDARDLESLAERWMGVAPGW; translated from the coding sequence ATGAGCCTCCCGTCCGACCCGGACGCGCTCGACGCGGCGCGCGGAGAGCTGGCGGTCTGGGCCCCGATGCTCGATCACATCGCCTCGCGGCACGGCTTGCGCGGCGCGCCTCGTCCGGTCGCGGACGGGACGCTGCCCGTGTTCGCCTACCCGGACTGCGTGGTGAAGCTCTACGCGCCCGACCGGCTCTGGCGCGCGGACGGGGCGCTCGATCGCAGCGCGGACTTCGAGGTGGAGCGCGGGCTCCTCGGGTGCGTGGGGAGCGCAGGCCCGGCGGTGCTCGGAGACGGGGAGCGCGACGGCTGGTTCCATCTCGTGCAGACGCGGGTCGAGGGGCGGCCGCTCGAGCAGGTGGTCGAGGGCCTCGCTCCCGGAGCGCGGCACGCGGCGCTGCGCGGGCTCGGTCGGGCGGTCCGCGCGCTGCACGACACCCCGCCGCCGGCCGTGCCCTTCGCGGTGCCCGACTTCGACGCCTTCCTCGACTCGCAGGTCCGCGACGTGGTCGCGATCGAGGAGGCGCGCGGCGCCCCCCGCGAGTGGCTCGACCGGGTGGATGCGTTCGTGCGCTCGGTCCCGCGTGGCGCGCGCCGCCCCGCGCTGCTCCACACCGAGCTCGGCCCGGGGCACGCGCTCGCGGCGCCCGACGGCTCGCTGAGGGGGCTCATCGACTTCGTCGACGCGATGGTTGGCGATCCCGAGTACGACTTCGCGGCGGTCGCGTTCTTCATCACGCGCGGCGACGGCGACGCGCTCGGCGCCTTCCTCGACGGCTACGAGTGGGACGGTCCGAGAGGCGTGGCGCTGGCGCGCAGCCTGCTGCGTTACTTGCTGCTGCACCGCTTCGCGCCGTTGAAGTGGCTCCTCGCGCGCCGACCGCCTGGGGACGCGCGAGACCTCGAGTCGCTCGCGGAGCGCTGGATGGGCGTCGCCCCGGGATGGTAA
- a CDS encoding alpha-ketoglutarate-dependent dioxygenase AlkB, with the protein MEPRVEVFEGFLPEHAALFETLRDTIDWDRSMSARLTASFGRPYNYRQMVYPEAPMHEALAPVVDRLEAKLGVRFNNCLLNYYLDGRSKMGFHADDTTDLRPESGVGIVSLGAARKITFRRKDDENTRWAKELAPGSLLYMLHDVQEEWVHAIKRQRHAGPRISLTWRAFR; encoded by the coding sequence ATGGAACCGCGCGTCGAGGTCTTCGAGGGCTTCCTGCCGGAGCACGCCGCGCTCTTCGAGACGCTGCGGGACACCATCGACTGGGACCGGAGCATGTCGGCCCGGCTCACGGCCTCGTTCGGTCGGCCCTACAACTACCGGCAGATGGTCTACCCGGAGGCGCCGATGCACGAGGCGCTGGCGCCGGTCGTGGACCGGCTCGAGGCGAAGCTCGGGGTCCGCTTCAACAACTGCCTGCTCAACTACTACCTCGACGGGCGCAGCAAGATGGGCTTCCACGCCGACGACACGACCGATCTGCGTCCGGAGTCCGGCGTCGGGATCGTCTCGCTCGGCGCGGCCCGCAAGATCACCTTCCGCCGCAAGGACGACGAGAACACCCGCTGGGCGAAGGAGCTCGCGCCGGGCTCGCTCCTCTACATGCTGCACGACGTGCAGGAGGAGTGGGTGCACGCCATCAAGCGGCAGCGCCACGCGGGGCCGCGCATCAGTCTGACCTGGCGCGCGTTTCGATGA
- a CDS encoding hydroxyacylglutathione hydrolase, which produces MIVEQIWTENPWRNFNYLIACPETGEALAVDPLDHVRCLARAEDRGWTITQILNTHEHPDHTGGNAAMVKATGAKVLAHANAKDRIREMDVGLGAGDVVKVGKRVALEALDTPGHTMSHVCLLSKTDTPALFCGDTLFNAGAGNCHNGGHPEALYGTFAEQLAKLPDETRIYPGHDYIANNLGFTLDREPDNDRAKALLGDVEGQDPHEALVSTMGLEKEINTFFRLQSPTVIAKLREAFDDLPEHPDAKTVFLKLRELRNRW; this is translated from the coding sequence ATGATCGTCGAGCAGATCTGGACCGAGAACCCCTGGCGGAACTTCAACTACCTGATCGCGTGCCCGGAGACGGGGGAGGCGCTGGCCGTCGATCCGCTCGATCACGTCAGGTGCCTCGCGCGCGCCGAAGATCGCGGCTGGACCATCACCCAGATCCTCAACACGCACGAGCACCCGGATCACACGGGCGGCAACGCGGCGATGGTGAAGGCCACGGGGGCGAAGGTGCTCGCCCACGCCAACGCCAAGGACCGCATCCGGGAGATGGACGTCGGGCTCGGCGCGGGGGACGTGGTGAAGGTGGGCAAGAGGGTGGCGCTCGAGGCGCTCGACACCCCCGGCCACACGATGAGCCACGTCTGCCTGCTGTCGAAGACCGACACGCCGGCGCTCTTCTGCGGGGACACGCTCTTCAACGCGGGCGCGGGCAACTGCCACAACGGCGGCCACCCCGAGGCGCTCTACGGCACGTTCGCGGAGCAGCTCGCGAAGCTCCCCGACGAGACGCGCATCTACCCGGGGCACGACTACATCGCGAACAACCTCGGCTTCACGCTCGACCGCGAGCCCGACAACGACCGCGCGAAGGCGCTCCTCGGCGACGTGGAGGGCCAGGACCCGCACGAGGCGCTCGTCTCGACCATGGGCCTCGAGAAGGAGATCAACACCTTCTTTCGGCTCCAGAGCCCGACGGTGATCGCGAAGCTGCGCGAGGCGTTCGACGACCTGCCCGAGCACCCGGACGCCAAGACGGTCTTCCTGAAGCTCCGCGAGCTCCGCAACCGCTGGTGA
- a CDS encoding WbuC family cupin fold metalloprotein codes for MSDDVQLIDAALLDRVLARAEASPRRRTNHNFHAGPEDNPHRFLNVMMRDTYVPPHRHVTPPKPEAFLVLRGVATVIVWTEEGRVRERHRLGDGGPLGIDLAAGLWHSVLIESDHAVIYEVKPGPWDPSTDKDFASWAPREGDPEAVTFMERLRRGDADFSDAE; via the coding sequence GTGAGCGACGACGTCCAGCTGATCGACGCCGCGCTGCTCGACCGCGTCCTCGCGCGGGCCGAGGCGAGCCCGCGGCGACGCACGAACCACAACTTCCACGCCGGGCCCGAAGACAACCCGCACCGCTTCCTCAACGTGATGATGCGCGACACCTACGTGCCGCCGCACCGCCACGTCACGCCGCCGAAGCCGGAGGCGTTCCTCGTCCTGCGCGGCGTCGCGACGGTGATCGTCTGGACCGAAGAGGGCCGGGTCCGGGAGCGGCACCGGCTCGGCGACGGTGGACCGCTCGGCATCGATCTCGCGGCCGGCCTCTGGCACTCGGTGCTGATCGAGAGCGACCACGCGGTGATCTACGAGGTCAAGCCGGGCCCCTGGGATCCGTCGACGGACAAGGACTTCGCCTCCTGGGCGCCGCGCGAGGGCGATCCCGAGGCGGTGACGTTCATGGAGCGCCTCCGTCGGGGAGATGCCGACTTTTCCGATGCGGAGTAA